The genomic window TCCAATCCTTATCATGGAGCTCGCTATAATTGAAGTTAAAGGACGAAAACAATGATTCTCCCAAAATGCTATTCTCCTCATCCCTTTCACTTGTATTCGAAAAATGTATGTTATCGGCATTGTAAGCATCAACCTTTTTAgttaaagaagaaaaatacttaaaatttaGTGCTTCAGTGCAATAGTCCATTTGTTCATTCTTTAGTTTATCTATTCCTGGTACAGTagtttcttttcttcttattCTTCCACTACCGAAACGGtgctttatatatttgtagtGAGTATTGTTTGTATGTTCTGCTTCCTTTATATCTTCTTCTGATCCCTTTACATTTACCTCCACCCACCACTCTCCTACTGATTCTCCCATTTGTTCGATTCCACCTATGCAATTCTCATCTTTTATACTTGTCTCCTTTTCATTGggttttctttttatacatGATGACAAGTCCTTCCTTCTGTTTAAGTTAAAGATAttattgtttcttttttctacCTCCAAACACTTTTCCTTAAACGATGTGCAGTTTCTGTTCGTACAATAACAAGGGATGCCACTCGAATTTTGCTTCATCTCGTTCTTCATCTCGTTCTTCATCTCGTTCTTCACCTCGTTCTTCATCTCGTTCTTCACCTCGTTCTTCACATAGTCTACTTTGCAGCTATCCAAATAAGCACTTAATTGTTCGCTAATTCGTTTGGAGTTCTTCACACCCCCATTATTGATCTCCTTTTCTTCCGTGCTCttcattttgaaaattttgtttacATCTTCTATCTCTTTATCACTGTCCTTATTTCTCTGAGTTCTTTTTTTCCGATAATTTccataattaataatttcgaTGTTACTAAATGAGAAGGGCAAATTGTTTATTAagtcatttttaatatcgCTATTCGTATTCATGTTTTTACACAAAGGCATGAAGGAGGGAgagaataaaacaaaaaataaaaaaaataaaataaaataaaaataaaaaaaataaaataaataaaataaaataaaataaataaaataaaaaaaataaaataaaaaaaataaaaaatactaatCTACGCTATgcgaaagagaaaaataataaattcaaataaacTAATTTGCTCtatgtaaaagaaaaaaaaaaaaaaaaaaaaaaaaaaaatctttttactatttttgcACAAATGTATTAAGGAGTCTTCTTTCCCTAACGTGAGCGTCAACATGTGCACTTgattatatgtacacatatgctCACTTGTCAATCTTTTgtatgtttttcattttacgtAATTGTGTTATGAGGCGAAGGAAATAATACGCCCAAGGCAAACATAAAGCAAATCAAAGAGAACCATAAACGAAGCATAAACGAAGCATAAACGAAGCATAAACGAAGCATAAACGAAGCATAACCAAGCGGAACAATGCAAATCTTAACGAATTAGAGCAAAGTAAGAACATATGTATATCATAACATACCTTCTGACTGtaccttattttttctttttcaaaaaaaaaaaaaaaaaaaaaattaatcttatgcttgtatattataatttcgAAAACGTGGGCAATGTGTAATTTCATTCCATATGcaggaaacaaaaaaaaaaaaaaaaaagaaaaaaaaaaaaaaaaaaagcctagcgatattaataaaataatttcaccgatatggaaaaattatttttcttttgaagttaatttaaaaaaatatatgtaatacattattatgtatGCTGTTCAATTTTAAGTAGCATATTCAGACAAGGTTTTGTTTTCTGTGAATactgttcattttttaaaaagcaaaaaaaaaaaaagaataatactGTTATATGCACAAgtgtattatatgtatatatgttcatatacaACTTTGTATGTATATCTGTATGCAGATTTGAAATGGCAAAAAAATCCATATTTCTTTTACTGTTTAAAAATGagcattttaaattaaatattttacaatatttaacTAAACAGTGAAAcgcataaaaaatataaaaaaacataaaacgCGGCAGAGAGGAAATGGGGATGGTAGAacgaaaataatataagacGCTGAATGGAACAGAAGTACGGttagacaaaaaaaataaaaaatcaaaaatcaaaaatgaaaataatataaaataaagtataatgtatacatttacCGAAACATCGGAAAACAACAAAGAAGGGgaagggggaaaaaaaaatataaaaaaatataaaaaaaaatataaaaaaatataaaaaaaatataataaaaaaatataataaaaaaaatataaaaaaaatataaaaaaatataaaaaaatataaaaaaaatataaaaaaatataaaaaatataaaaaaaatataaaaaaatataaaaaaatataaaaaaatataaaaaaatataaaaaaaaaaaatataaaaaaaatataaaaaaaatataaaaaaaatataataaaaaatataataaaaaaatataataaaaaaatataataaaaaaatataaaaaaaaaatataaaaaatataataatatataataaacgcAAAAACTATTGCACAattcaaagaaaaaatatattaacaaaaggTCAAGCAAATGGCGGGTCGAAAGGGAGGCACAACGGCTTAAAAAAGGATATGTAGAATTAAACTGTCCTTTCATGAGTGCCtctgtatatacatatatacacatatccATACAAGcatgtgaatatatatacacatgtaaacatatatccataagtataaaataaaaagttactTTTAAGTTTACGTTTCTGCTTTCTTCCTCTGTTTGAGTGTTGactgtttatttgtttcctTCATTTCCTCTATCTTTCCTTGATCATATgtctcttttttaaaatacataacCTTTTCATATAATCCATAATTGCTGTTCATACTTTTTTGGCTTCtgcttttattttcaacCTTCtcgtttattattataaaaatgatgacTTCAAGTATTAAGGTAATATAAGAAAAGATTATGCCACATATCAACCGCTGGAAggcaaaaaagaaaaaatataaaaaaaataaaacaatgcACACGCATGAGGAAATTACAAGGAAAAAAGAGCAGCCCATGTACAAACTCGAGTAAATAACATAGAAAAAGAAGCAGCCCATGTACAAGCACAGCAAAACAATGCAAAATGatgttcattatttttttaccgTAGTAAATTTGGTAAAACCTAATATGAGGCTTCCATAATACCCGCTCAGAAACGTTAGGAAAATAcctattattaaatttaagccatagctaaaaaaaaataaaaaataataataaatatgtagaaaagggcaataataaataaaaaaggataaattaaaagaaaaaaataagtacaaAATGgtaacaaaaaggaaaaaaataagtacaaAATGgtaacaaaaaggaaaaaaataagtacaaAATGgtaacaaaaaggaaaaaaataagtacaaAATGgtaacaaaaaggaaaaaaataagtacaaAATGgtaacaaaaaggaaaaaaataagtacaaAATGgtaacaaaaaggaaaaaaataagtacaaAATGgtaacaaaaaggaaaaaaataagtacaaaatgataaaaaaaaataaaaaaaaggcataaaaaactaaaataaggcataaaaaactaaaatacGGCATAAAAAACTAAAACATAGCACGAAACACAGAATGCATTATATTTGAAAAGTGCAAACATGCTTTGCTGCAGTAAATCTTAAGTATATTACGGATatgtttttttgtaattcgAGAAAAAATCATTTATGTTGTTTGTATTGCCCATCAATCTTTTATATGCTTTTTCTTCGTTTAGCAAATCCTTAAAAGATTTGCTATTTCTGTcgatattttcatatatgcccctgtctaaaaaataaaaaaaaaaaaagccgaaaaagaacaaaaatacacatatattatatgtaaatactgTGCacgaaattattattttttattacaatcCCACTcgttcattttgttttgcCATGTTTTACTTTGCTACATCGTATACTGCTACGTAATGTAGTGCTACGTTATtctattctattttatttttttttattacaagtTATGCatgaactgttcataatattatgagcattaattttttccttattattgTGGGTACAATataagttataaaaatacatgagTACACTTAAGATATCGATATTGATACTTTTCTCATTCAAAAATCtgtctatattttttgattcaTTAAAGATAATGTTTGACgttttttcgtttattttgTTGGAATAAAgagcattattttttgaacaCCAGCTCAAAATATCTTctctattttttacaaacatATCAATGAactcttttatttcttttgttatttcgacatttattattcttttgaCGAAGACGTCATCTTTTCGCTGCTCCGGTTGCTCCTTGCGTTGTTCCGACTGCTGTTCCGACTGTTGTTCCGACTGTTGTTCCGACTGTTGTTCCGACTGTTGTTCCGACTGTTGTTCCGACTGTTGTTCCGACTGTTGTTCCGACTGTTGTTCCGGCTGTTGTTCCGACTGCTGTTCCGACTGTTGTTCCGGCTGTTGTTCCGGCTGTTGTTCCGGCTGTTGTTCCGACTGCTGTTCCGGCTGATGTTTCTTCCATTTCCCTTTTGTGTGCACCTCCATGTGTTCCTTTGTTTCCCCCCCTGTATCATTTTCACTCTGGTCGCTATTTACCCCCACTGAGTTTTCCTCACTTAATATAGTACTTTTTTCAACACTTAATGAGTATAgcacttttttatttttctcttcctCTGTTGACTTAGTAAGTTTGTTAGAGTTATGTCCTTGTGTTAtcgtatttttttcttcatctttTAGACGTTCATTAGTAGTATAAGAATTTTGCTTCTCATATTTACTCTTCATCATTTTGTATtcttattaaatgaaatttaaaatgttatttaacaaaaaaaaaaaaaaaaaaaaaaaaaaaaagatttacaTGATTAtttcatgtattttttaatcttttttttttttttttttttttttttttttttttccttttagcATTATACCATCatttacttaaaatttttgtttatgtaacgtttattttgaaaatctTTATTCagtattttttcatttattgtttaaaatttttctgattttttttttttttttttttttttttaaatgtgtaAACTagtgtatattattattattgctataatgtgtacatttttgtaatttattttttcttgttcgtttagttttatttgtttttgtttttgtttatgtttttgtttatgtttttgtttatgtttttgtttatgtttttgttctttttttttttttttttttcattaaatttttataagctTTTTgtcaatttttcttttttcctaaaGGAGCTCCATTTCTTCTCcttttttagtaaatttatataaagaaatgttttcagcaaaaaaaatacgtttttattaaaaaggaaaaacttaGTACGATGATGAAAAGGATGAAAAAGGTGAAGGAGGAAAATAGAACACCTCTTctatgttaaaatatttgtattttgtcattttttattcttgaaTATTAAGAGGAACGAAAAGGTGTGGTGTGCTCGTTTTTCGTTTATCTTCAACTaggaaattataaaagaaacggaaaaaatgtaaagaagTATACTGTGTTTATTAATTACCACAGTAATCTCCTTAttactttttccttttttctttttaattttttcctttttcttttttttatttttttttttttgtgtaagtaaaaaaaaaagggaaaaatgtGAAGATCCTTTTTAGCTGTAGAAGAAAAACTTAAATTTGCACaccttcatttttaatactaaatgtaattattatcattactgCTGCTACTACTGCTGCTACTACTGCTGCTACTTCTGCAGCTACTTCTGCAGCTACTACTGCTGCTACTTCTGCTGCTACTTCTGCAGCTACTTCTGCTGCTACTACTGCAGCCACTACTGCTGCTACTACTGCAGATACTATTGCTGCTATtcttgttaattttttaaaatgaaatataagtTGAAGTTTAAGATGAAGTCAAAATTGAAGTTAGAAGGTGACTGGTTAAAATAGTTCCATatagcatattttttttttttttttttttcattcattaCATTTTCTAGTTAACCCGCATTTCCCACTTTTGAATATAGTGTACATAAAATTCCATATACCATTTTTGCCCTTTATatgtgcttatatatatatatatatatatatatatatatatatatatatatatatatatacatatatgtatatattacctTTGGGCTTCTCTCAAATAAATCGTTGTAACAAATATACATGCTCAGAGCGAAGTTTAGCCCGTCATTtaatatgcaaaaaatgGGGTGAAGAAAAAGGTTAAgctatgtatatgtataaatataaatacgcACCGTAAAGCCATTTTCTTTAGGATACGCAAAAAGGCTGCATTATTGACTCAATTTTaagaaatgtaaaatattactcaccattttattttacatagaaaaaaaaataataaaaaaattttaattacgtttatttaaaaaacaataaaatattttcaaaaattgaaaaaataaaagaaaaatatacatgtaatattatattagttTGGGACTTGTATGTAAGAACATTTAAATGCTTAAAAAGTAGGgtgcacattttttttttttttatgaacagttCATGCAAAATTATGTAgtcgtacatatatgtttacaaccacttatacacacatatatataaattgatgtacaaatataaaaataacatcaTATTATTCGGTAAGCCTAACTTTTGTAAAAAGAACAAGACACATATGAATCTgcaagaagaaaaaaaaaaaaaaaaaaaaaaacatcgATTTTTGAAAGGGAAAATGGTATAAAAATCagtacaatttttaaatatattaacatgcaataaattttttcttaagaATAAAACCTGTATATTGATATTTTcacccttttttttttttttttttttttaaattatgaacagCCAAAATTTTGGGGTGTGAACAAGTGAGCTCACAAGTTACTAAAATGAAatacaggaaaaaaaatgaaaaaaaaaaaaatatatatatacatgtacatatatatatatatgtatatgtatatatacgtctATATTCGTTGTATACCTTATTTACGCGCACACAGATATATACTCtacaatatttattataattttgtatgtTTGACATCTTACAGTAAGAAGGTAACAAAACATTTtgtgaaaaagaaaaaattaaaatagttTCTAAACTGTGTAGAAGTTAAAGAAGTAATTATTCCGCTTGTCTGTGTAAAgtattagttttttttttcgcattTTAAGAGTTATTAAGTCTTaccaaaaaagaaaaaaaatgtgctaagttatatattcttataatattgcctcatattattaacagcaaataaaaaaaaaaaaaaaaaaaaaaaaaaaaaggctaCCGTGGTAATTACCtgcataataatacatatatacatttatattttcgtaagacatatttaatttacaGTGTGTAAGAAGGATAAGATGGCATACTATTCTTAAGGTGTGTGAAATATATAGGGATGATAATGTTTGTAATTCTTagtaatcatatatatatatatatatatatatatatatatatatatacatatacataaaagcACGAAGAATAATGGGTATTGTTTTGTCCCATTTATGAAACATATATAGTGTATTTGTATTTCTTTCTATTTtgtaaacatgtatatatacttatacatgTTTATTCGTTTTATCATGTTTGCcgttcttttttatttaagtaCTTAAATGTATGTTAACTTACATATTGAGGTGTTTtcacttaatattttttttttttttttttttttattccgaGCATTTAGACATATCTTATATTGTAACGTATTTAACTAGCAAGTAAGATGGTGAATACGAAATGAAGGGACAAGATgaagtatttattttgtttcatttgttttattttattttacttcattttgacgttgatttttaaataaatttctataatatatatttcttaaacgtacatatgtataactAACATGTAATAATCTGCCGTGCCTGACTATTCACGTATATGTTGAACTATGTGTAAAACAAAGCATGTACTTTATTAGAGAACTttcttttatcatattttctgtaaatttttaaagtaaTTCCTTTTATATCAGTTTTTAATTCACGTGGGCGTACATATAAGCGTACATATAAGCGTACAcacgtgcatacatatgtacctACTTACGTACCTACTTACGTacacatgtatgtacgtgCGTGTTAACTTTTTAAGTTGAGCTAGATAGACACAGGaacatttgaaaaattatgaacaatataCTTTCCTTTTTGGagctgtatatatatatatggaaatatgctttatttttgttttttgaatttcttaaataattattttttttttatgaatttgtTAGCATTTATCAATTCGCTAATTTTACTCTACcaacaaatacatatatttgagaccatattacatttttaataatatgcatCGTCCTTAtgtatttgattttttttacgagcgcttaaaaaattcatatgcataacgtaatatttttaagaaacgAAAAATTTGgaatatttatcataaacatatattcgttattaaattttttgcgTTTTCGCAGTGtcatatttgcatatatgtatttacatatacatgcatatatacatgcatatatatacatgcatatatatacatgcatatatacatgcacatacacatgcatacatatacatgcatatatatacatgcatatgcatacatatttatacacatttataCACGTTTATGCTTATATACACTTaagtagaataaaatatgttttatttaataaaagataCACACATAATTTTTGATGCCTAGTGCATTTGCCTGTACATATGCAGGTAgagttttaaaattataatttttcaatcattttgacaaaaaattttttgatgttcttttatttcgttttccTTTATTTGGCGTTATTCTAACGCTACTATGTTACTGCTACATTGCTACTACATTTgatgtttttttatgtaagTTGTTTCATTTGGACTgcatattttctatattattatttttccttttagaGGAAATAACATCGTTTgagcatttatttattaaatttttattctttcacATATTAtgtatcaattttttttttttttttttttttttactatttaatgtgttaaatttatatcttttaaattttattaattagtGATCAATTAATTTGATATACTGGAATTGTGAATGTATatccttattttatttgactCAACACATTATTGAAATGTTGCATAATACGATGTTGTGGTATTTCGATGTTGCAATATTATGACATGGCAATAGTTTACATTTAACTTTgcaataaaataacattgtAGTATTATAAAGTTATGacatgttaataaaaaaaaaaaaaaaaaaaaacacacaAAATATGAGTGCCActggaatatatatatatatatatatatatatatatttacatatctatatatacaccattatgttatatatgcacaaggatgttaaaaagattatattataaatttttattatattttataaaaacatgcaaaaatgattataaatttttgttaattttattgatTTTTAAATGGGTTTTATTAAGCATTTATGTTCATGTCTGTGCTTATTTTTACTACATAATTATCATAGGTAcaataaaatcaaaaaaaaaaaaaaaaaaaaaaaaagaattatgaaCACATAACATGTGATACTATTTTCAATGTTATATGGAACAAGTTTTGgactatttctttttttttttttttaaatatatatattatatatatgtatacgtatatgtacctgtatatgtatatgtacctgtatatgtatatgtacctgtatacgtatatgtacctgtatacgtatatgtacatgtatacatatatgcaaatgtagaaattaattttttattaatacttttttatgaacatacttatatttttttaattctttactCAATtggtacataaatatgtatgtatacatatgccctggtttatatatatatatatataaatatatgtgtacatatgctcatacgtatatgtgtatttttatatgggCATACAATAGCTTAAATCTTACAGGatgcacataaatatatatacataaacatcCATCTATACATCCACCCATGCATGAATACAATGtgtacataatacatactCACAAACATTTaggtattttttaaaaaataaaaaaactataaaagcccatttgcatattttataaattttattattgataATAAAACAGATCAGGAgaagtaaaattaatttaaaaaaaaaaaataaataaaataataataataataataagtaaTGAATAATGAATAATGAATAATGAATAATGAATAATGAATAATGAATAATGAATAGTGAATAGTGAATAGTGAATAGTGAATAGTGAATAGTGAATAGTGAATAGTGAATAGTAAATAGTGCATAgtgaatgataaaaaattataggaAATACATTACAAGGAGAATGCGCATTTATGTATAAgcactaattttttttttttaaaggttTTACGTAAAAGatagaaaaaagaacaaacaaatataattaatatttaatgcaATATTCTATGtatatttccaaaaaaaaaaaaaaacataaaaactATGTACGtgatttaattttatgagatacatatttttattttatgcaaTTGTATGTTAAACATGTTATGAATCAATTTGACACAGATTAATTTTTGCAACATCAATTTTAAATGTCGCATTTGTTAAgtgtacatattatttttacacatATTGCATACATatcgtatttatataaatacaaacatacgtacatattatgtacatatatgtatatatatgtacatgttacACATAGTTATACAATGGGTAAATGTGCACACGTGAGAACACACAcgtctatatatatatatatatgtatacatatttatttatatttatatatacttacatattttatatacggCTGCCCCTTTTGCATTATctgagttttttttttttttcattttatatgaGAATATTCTTACTTTATTGTACataattacaaaaagaaaaaaaaaatggtctAGCCAAAAAGCGACAGAAAAGTAGTCATATATATTCCAGTTTTTACTCCTTTTTAAcgtttattattgttttgaTTGTATTtcaaaagaaatttattaattcgtaaatttattaatttttctatcttttttttctttttttgcttttttttttttatttaaacattttttaatcaaTAGTTTACATAATGTTTATTTatcctaatttttttttcatgttttattGACGCACATCCTTGTGTTCATAGAGTTAGGGGTACAATATACAACACTAAAATACGTACGTGTAATATGTTTGCATGCACTCATGTACGCGTACGCATCTATACAGTTACGCACAGCATTCCTTATTCCCCAGCATTATTAAGTAGATCttcttaatataaaattcgcattttttttttttttatcttttttttttttttttttttttttttattcttcacTGTATAGTACTACTTTTAAATAACGTTTTCGAGCTTTCtacatttttctaatttgtGATATTAGCTCAATTTGGTAGATTAATTctgatttttcttttttttttttctttcatccTTTATACTATCCCATTACTGctgttatattttctttttttttttgccgttaaaaaattagttttttaatttttaaagcttcaccttatttttacaaaaatatatcgCTTCAATTTGGTCCAATTTTGCTTTAACTTTTGACAGCCATCTGTGAATGTGAGTGTATGCATATGCTTGtctgtacatatacatttgcGCACACAAGCATgggtatata from Plasmodium malariae genome assembly, chromosome: 13 includes these protein-coding regions:
- the PmUG01_13034400 gene encoding conserved Plasmodium protein, unknown function — protein: MMKSKYEKQNSYTTNERLKDEEKNTITQGHNSNKLTKSTEEEKNKKVLYSLSVEKSTILSEENSVGVNSDQSENDTGGETKEHMEVHTKGKWKKHQPEQQSEQQPEQQPEQQPEQQSEQQSEQQPEQQSEQQSEQQSEQQSEQQSEQQSEQQSEQQSEQQSEQRKEQPEQRKDDVFVKRIINVEITKEIKEFIDMFVKNREDILSWCSKNNALYSNKINEKTSNIIFNESKNIDRFLNEKSINIDILSVLMYFYNLYCTHNNKEKINAHNIMNSSCITYRGIYENIDRNSKSFKDLLNEEKAYKRLMGNTNNINDFFSNYKKTYPYGLNLIIGIFLTFLSGYYGSLILGFTKFTTRLICGIIFSYITLILEVIIFIIINEKVENKSRSQKSMNSNYGLYEKVMYFKKETYDQGKIEEMKETNKQSTLKQRKKAET